One Azospirillum sp. B510 genomic window carries:
- a CDS encoding PhoH family protein, whose product MAKRSSKGIAAADDDSSVRPLFPGMSSRASVGWDPLGGNEDRRDQSYLRKVKPQNANQKLLMDAIKAHNLVVALGPAGTGKTYLAISSAVEALESGSVDRIVLSRPAIEAGESIGYLPGDMHEKMAPFLRPLYDALTDRLGSKRLRALMADGTIEIAPVGFMRGRTLNNAFVVIDEAQNCTYAQIKMLLTRLGWHSTMVLTGDPDQTDLLDNLSGLSDIARRLEAVEGIAVVRLTEKDIVRHPLVASMLTVL is encoded by the coding sequence ATGGCCAAGCGTTCGAGCAAAGGCATCGCCGCGGCGGACGACGACTCCTCCGTCCGCCCGCTTTTCCCCGGCATGAGCAGCCGCGCCAGCGTCGGCTGGGACCCCCTTGGTGGCAATGAGGATCGCCGCGACCAGAGCTATCTGCGCAAGGTCAAGCCGCAGAACGCCAACCAGAAGCTTCTGATGGACGCCATCAAGGCGCACAATCTGGTGGTGGCGCTGGGTCCGGCCGGCACCGGCAAGACCTATCTCGCCATCTCGTCGGCGGTGGAGGCGCTGGAATCGGGCAGCGTCGACCGCATCGTCCTGTCCCGCCCGGCGATCGAGGCGGGTGAGAGCATCGGCTATCTGCCCGGCGACATGCACGAGAAGATGGCGCCGTTCCTGCGCCCGCTCTACGACGCGCTGACCGACCGGCTGGGGTCCAAGCGGCTGCGCGCCCTGATGGCCGACGGCACCATCGAGATCGCCCCCGTGGGCTTCATGCGCGGCCGCACCCTGAACAACGCCTTCGTGGTGATCGACGAGGCACAGAACTGCACCTATGCCCAGATCAAGATGTTGCTGACCCGGCTCGGCTGGCATTCCACCATGGTGCTGACCGGCGACCCCGACCAGACCGACCTGCTGGACAACCTGTCGGGGCTGTCCGACATCGCCCGCCGGTTGGAGGCGGTGGAGGGAATCGCCGTCGTCCGGCTGACGGAGAAGGACATCGTCCGCCACCCGCTGGTGGCGAGCATGCTGACGGTGCTCTGA
- a CDS encoding bacteriohemerythrin — protein sequence MTVALFERISIKSKIGLILAAAGLGLVLVAAVSLMGLRAEMMADRQDKTRNVVEVAHSLITHYEAQERAGALPRAEAQARAKAALKTLRHDGDEYFFITDLAPRMVMHPIKPELDGTDVSNTTDPNGKRLFREFVRVVKADGAGFVDYLWPRPGAAEPVAKLSYVKGFAPWGWLVGSGIYIDDVDVAFRQAALRLAGTGLLIALAAVLLALLVSRAIVRPLDGLGRVMRDLAGGDSAVTVPGLGRGDEIGAMARTVEVFRVQQIDLAHHWERQKTEHRVTEQRAQALKRLTDRFDATIAETIRGVGSAVGTLETTARALSATADRNRREATSVASASQQANSSVQTVASAAEQLTGSITVIGEQVVTSSAISTQAVEASRRAGAQIDGLGHAAQRIGEVADLIAGIAGQTNLLALNATIEAARAGEMGKGFAVVAGEVKNLANQTAKATEEIGQHIAEVREATRAAVAAIREIGVIVARSDEIGTSIAAAVQQQGAATGEIARSAGEAAEGTRQVSTSIDAVSGAALETERSAEALLDAAGGLSRQAQGLRGMVDAFLTNVGSINAAPLAELHTAPADAPDCFMPWSDGLAVGEEAIDTDHMILIALMNEAAALARPPRAGDRGTAAKALKEAVGRLLTYTALHFDQEERLMERSGYPDAAGHKAQHDALRTRAEALHRRLEAGDSVADELLALLRDWLFEHIQRADRRIGDHLAAGGRRAAARAA from the coding sequence GTGACCGTTGCCTTGTTCGAACGCATCAGCATCAAGAGCAAGATCGGACTGATCCTGGCGGCGGCCGGGCTCGGGCTGGTCCTTGTCGCCGCGGTCAGCCTGATGGGCCTGCGCGCCGAGATGATGGCCGACCGCCAGGACAAGACCCGCAACGTCGTCGAGGTCGCGCACAGCCTGATCACCCATTACGAGGCGCAGGAGCGCGCCGGCGCCCTGCCCCGCGCCGAGGCGCAGGCGCGGGCCAAGGCGGCGCTGAAGACGCTGCGGCACGACGGCGACGAGTATTTCTTCATCACCGACCTCGCCCCGCGGATGGTGATGCACCCGATCAAGCCGGAACTGGACGGCACCGACGTCTCGAACACCACCGATCCCAACGGCAAGCGGCTGTTCCGGGAATTCGTGCGGGTGGTGAAGGCCGACGGCGCCGGATTCGTCGATTATCTGTGGCCCCGGCCGGGGGCGGCGGAGCCGGTGGCGAAGCTGTCCTATGTCAAGGGCTTCGCCCCCTGGGGCTGGCTCGTCGGCTCCGGCATCTACATCGACGACGTCGATGTCGCCTTCCGCCAAGCGGCGCTGCGGCTGGCCGGCACCGGCCTGCTGATCGCCCTGGCGGCGGTTCTGCTCGCCCTGCTGGTCAGCCGCGCCATCGTCCGGCCGCTGGATGGGCTGGGCCGGGTCATGCGGGATCTGGCCGGCGGCGACAGCGCGGTCACCGTCCCCGGCCTCGGCCGCGGCGATGAGATCGGCGCCATGGCCCGCACGGTGGAGGTCTTCCGCGTCCAGCAGATCGACCTAGCCCATCATTGGGAGCGGCAGAAGACCGAGCATCGCGTCACCGAACAGCGGGCCCAGGCGCTGAAGCGTCTGACCGACCGATTCGACGCCACCATCGCTGAGACGATCCGCGGCGTCGGATCGGCCGTCGGCACGCTGGAGACCACCGCCCGCGCCCTGTCCGCCACCGCCGACCGCAACCGGCGCGAGGCGACCTCCGTCGCCAGCGCCTCGCAACAGGCCAACAGCAGCGTGCAGACCGTCGCCTCGGCGGCGGAACAGCTGACCGGCTCCATCACCGTGATCGGCGAGCAGGTGGTGACCTCGTCCGCCATCTCCACCCAGGCGGTCGAGGCGTCGCGCAGGGCCGGCGCGCAGATCGACGGGCTGGGCCATGCCGCGCAGCGGATCGGCGAGGTCGCCGATCTGATCGCCGGCATCGCCGGCCAGACCAACCTGTTGGCGCTGAACGCCACCATCGAGGCGGCGCGGGCCGGCGAGATGGGCAAGGGATTCGCCGTGGTGGCCGGGGAGGTCAAGAATCTGGCCAACCAGACCGCCAAGGCCACCGAGGAGATCGGCCAGCACATCGCCGAGGTGCGGGAGGCGACCCGCGCCGCCGTCGCCGCGATCCGCGAGATCGGCGTCATCGTCGCCCGCAGCGACGAGATCGGCACCTCGATCGCCGCCGCCGTCCAGCAGCAGGGGGCGGCCACCGGCGAGATCGCCCGCAGCGCCGGCGAGGCGGCGGAGGGCACCCGCCAGGTCTCCACCAGCATCGACGCGGTGTCGGGGGCGGCGCTGGAAACCGAACGCTCGGCCGAGGCGCTGCTGGACGCCGCCGGCGGGCTGTCGCGGCAGGCCCAGGGCCTGCGCGGCATGGTCGATGCCTTCCTGACCAATGTCGGATCGATCAACGCCGCCCCGCTGGCCGAGCTGCACACCGCCCCGGCCGACGCGCCGGACTGCTTCATGCCGTGGAGCGACGGGCTGGCGGTCGGCGAGGAGGCGATCGACACCGACCACATGATCCTGATCGCCCTGATGAACGAGGCGGCGGCGCTGGCCCGGCCCCCCCGCGCCGGCGACCGGGGAACGGCCGCCAAGGCGCTGAAGGAGGCGGTCGGACGGCTGCTGACCTATACCGCGCTGCATTTCGACCAGGAGGAACGGCTGATGGAGCGCAGCGGCTATCCCGACGCCGCGGGCCACAAGGCCCAGCATGACGCCCTGCGCACCCGCGCCGAGGCGCTGCACCGCCGCCTGGAGGCCGGCGACTCCGTCGCCGACGAGCTGCTGGCGCTGCTGCGCGACTGGCTGTTCGAACACATCCAGCGCGCCGACAGGCGCATCGGCGACCATCTGGCGGCGGGCGGACGGCGGGCGGCGGCGCGGGCGGCCTGA
- the minC gene encoding septum site-determining protein MinC, with amino-acid sequence MSSASQVAERDAPFQLRGNSFTMMVLKVFAPTSPDFFTQLSVKVRQAPNFFRNAPVVLDFDDLPESVVFDLGAFVAQVRALHLLPVGFQGGPQPVREAAAAVGLTPMPSGRAAKLEEVVKAPDPRQHDQQAPIPAPQVLIEVVHRPAVVVTDPVRSGMRVYAEKTDLIVASSVSPGAELLADGNIHVYGALRGRALAGFSGDTGARIFCHSLEAEVLSVAGNYRVSEDIGSDFYKKAVQVFLRDGVLSMELLKNA; translated from the coding sequence GTGAGCAGCGCCAGTCAGGTCGCCGAACGGGATGCGCCGTTCCAGTTGCGTGGCAACTCCTTCACCATGATGGTGCTGAAGGTTTTCGCGCCCACATCGCCGGATTTCTTCACGCAGCTCAGCGTCAAGGTGCGCCAGGCGCCCAATTTCTTCCGCAACGCGCCGGTCGTGCTGGATTTCGACGATCTGCCGGAGAGCGTCGTCTTTGATCTGGGCGCTTTCGTGGCGCAGGTACGGGCGCTGCATCTGCTGCCGGTCGGCTTCCAGGGCGGGCCGCAGCCGGTGCGCGAGGCGGCGGCGGCCGTCGGGCTGACGCCGATGCCGTCGGGACGCGCCGCCAAGCTGGAGGAGGTGGTGAAGGCCCCCGATCCGCGCCAGCACGACCAGCAGGCGCCGATCCCGGCGCCGCAGGTGCTGATCGAGGTCGTCCACCGTCCGGCCGTGGTGGTGACTGACCCGGTGCGCTCCGGCATGCGGGTCTATGCCGAGAAGACCGACCTGATCGTCGCCAGCTCGGTCTCGCCGGGGGCGGAGCTGCTGGCCGACGGCAACATCCACGTGTATGGCGCGCTGCGCGGCCGGGCGCTGGCCGGCTTCTCCGGCGACACCGGCGCCCGCATCTTCTGCCACAGCTTGGAGGCAGAGGTGCTATCGGTCGCAGGCAATTATCGCGTCAGCGAAGACATCGGCAGTGACTTTTATAAGAAAGCCGTGCAGGTTTTCCTGCGCGATGGCGTTCTCAGCATGGAACTGCTGAAGAACGCCTGA
- a CDS encoding DODA-type extradiol aromatic ring-opening family dioxygenase gives MSETFPSVFVSHGSPTLILEEDSAGRDFLSKLGQRLGRPSAILAVSAHWTTRVPAVSTAAAPETIHDFYGFPDALYRMRYAAPGAPALAERVMALTGAVTDPSQGLDHGAWVPLTLMYPQADIPVAQFSVMPYRSAADHIALGRLLEPLRREGVLILASGGAVHNLREFRFGGTSAAPWATGFADWLDRTLEAGDAEAVGNWLAACPDARRAHPTDEHFLPLPVALGAAGPRPKTERLHAGFEHGSLGMHAYAFSAGDAA, from the coding sequence ATGTCCGAGACCTTCCCCTCCGTCTTCGTCTCCCATGGCTCCCCCACCCTGATCCTGGAGGAGGACAGCGCCGGCCGCGACTTCCTGTCGAAGCTGGGCCAAAGGCTCGGCCGGCCGAGCGCCATCCTGGCGGTCTCCGCCCATTGGACGACCAGGGTGCCGGCGGTGAGCACGGCGGCGGCGCCGGAGACCATCCATGATTTCTACGGCTTCCCCGACGCGCTCTACCGCATGCGCTACGCGGCGCCGGGCGCGCCGGCGCTGGCCGAACGGGTCATGGCGCTGACCGGAGCGGTCACCGACCCGTCGCAGGGGCTGGACCATGGCGCCTGGGTGCCGCTGACGCTGATGTATCCACAGGCCGACATCCCGGTCGCCCAATTCTCGGTCATGCCCTACCGCAGCGCCGCCGACCACATCGCGCTCGGCCGGCTGCTGGAGCCGCTGCGGCGCGAGGGCGTGCTGATCCTCGCCAGCGGCGGCGCCGTCCACAATCTGCGGGAATTCCGCTTCGGCGGAACCAGCGCCGCCCCCTGGGCGACCGGCTTCGCCGATTGGCTGGACAGGACGCTGGAGGCCGGCGACGCGGAGGCGGTCGGCAACTGGCTGGCCGCCTGCCCCGACGCCCGCCGGGCGCATCCGACCGACGAGCATTTCCTGCCGCTGCCGGTGGCGCTGGGGGCGGCGGGACCGCGGCCGAAGACCGAGCGGCTGCATGCCGGCTTCGAACATGGCAGCCTGGGCATGCATGCCTACGCTTTCAGCGCCGGGGATGCCGCCTGA
- a CDS encoding AtpZ/AtpI family protein: protein MTDKSPPDPLDDLEARLRKAREGQRGWSGGPGSKYHRPPQGALGTAWRIGTELVAAMVVGVGGGLLLDRWLGTAPWGLIIMFFLGSAAGVLNVYRAVTGFGIAAGYRRPTGDDNERRDGDAH from the coding sequence ATGACCGACAAATCGCCCCCCGATCCCCTGGATGACCTCGAGGCCCGGTTGCGGAAGGCGCGTGAGGGGCAACGTGGCTGGTCGGGCGGACCCGGTAGCAAATACCACCGTCCGCCGCAGGGCGCTCTCGGCACCGCCTGGCGCATCGGGACGGAGTTGGTCGCGGCCATGGTGGTCGGCGTCGGCGGCGGGCTTCTGCTCGATCGCTGGCTCGGCACCGCGCCCTGGGGACTGATCATCATGTTCTTTCTGGGGTCCGCGGCGGGAGTCCTGAACGTCTACCGGGCCGTCACCGGCTTCGGCATCGCCGCCGGCTACCGCCGGCCCACTGGGGACGACAACGAGCGCCGAGACGGCGACGCACACTGA
- a CDS encoding F0F1 ATP synthase subunit B, which translates to MNAPEFWVAIAFVIFAALVWKKASAAIGTLLDGRAERIRGELDEAERLHKDAQALLNGYQSRLADAQKEAEAVMAHAREEAARLRTQAATDLEASLKRREAQAMDRIAQAEAAALAEVRNLTVDVAIGASQRVLAGGLPAAQADKLIEQSIGELPKHLH; encoded by the coding sequence ATGAACGCACCTGAATTCTGGGTAGCCATCGCCTTCGTCATCTTCGCGGCCCTGGTCTGGAAGAAGGCGTCGGCCGCGATCGGCACCCTGCTGGACGGCCGCGCCGAGCGCATCCGCGGCGAACTGGACGAGGCCGAGCGTCTGCACAAGGACGCCCAGGCCCTGCTGAACGGCTACCAGAGCCGTCTGGCCGACGCCCAGAAGGAAGCGGAGGCCGTGATGGCCCACGCCCGCGAGGAGGCCGCCCGCCTGCGCACCCAGGCGGCCACCGACCTGGAGGCGTCGCTGAAGCGCCGCGAGGCCCAGGCCATGGACCGCATCGCCCAGGCGGAAGCCGCGGCGCTGGCCGAGGTCCGCAACCTGACGGTCGACGTCGCGATCGGCGCCAGCCAGCGCGTGCTGGCCGGCGGCCTGCCGGCGGCCCAGGCCGACAAGCTGATCGAGCAGTCGATCGGCGAACTGCCGAAGCACCTGCACTGA
- a CDS encoding sensor histidine kinase encodes MKRNGILSRSGGRTRFRDMTLSARVGAGFAVALGLVVLLALVGLAWFHSVSRDIGAFSGRADLSQAAADADISLRDMEVAVRDHLTYGDDQSLLDASWRHDTLRERLDTLAKGVVEGADRQGVDKARAALEDYWAAVQKLIALRGDRNGQMTGVLEPLVAQTRQKLDQLKNAGGVDSTALASDAAIATLLMQDHLTRYVDRRDPQDAEAMRAQLAIARDRLTEMNRYLWVPGTKQTIDEVSALLAKAGGVLAAIESSVAEDDTLRAEAMAANAAGIAANLGEIRRRAEAGTQALRGTLTDGLSGYTSVALWVGGLLLLAGLVTLWLLQRSVAGPVRTMANAVTALAAGRTDLTLPALSGRNEIASMARAVDALRGIAEDTERERREAEIEHTRLLREKAKAEAASQAKSDFLVNMGHELHGPLTEIVNASQTLMSDLHRLGVAELAADVEHIQWTGEQLTGLVDAILDYAKVEAGVMDVCLQDFDVNRLLAEARERSMPAADLYGNALDLSAPAGLGQMHSDFNKLRQTLLNLLDNACKFTQDGTVTLSAEKLERDGARWYRFTVADTGRGFPTAQTGRLFQPFVQGAGNGAVATRGQGKPRGAGLGLTLVGHYTAMLGGDIEVASEPGQGTRITIALPAVYEPPAEERPLQVEAVGGAKPLLRVAALKPAGHLATSTTMTRIGP; translated from the coding sequence GTGAAGCGGAACGGCATTCTGTCCCGGAGCGGCGGCCGGACCCGGTTCCGCGACATGACCCTGTCGGCGCGGGTCGGCGCGGGCTTCGCCGTGGCGCTCGGCCTGGTGGTCCTGCTGGCCCTGGTCGGCCTCGCCTGGTTCCACAGCGTGTCGCGCGACATCGGCGCCTTCTCCGGCCGCGCCGACCTGTCGCAGGCGGCCGCCGACGCCGACATCAGCCTGCGCGACATGGAGGTCGCGGTCCGCGACCATCTGACCTATGGCGACGACCAGAGCCTGCTCGACGCCTCCTGGCGGCATGACACGCTGCGCGAGCGGCTCGACACGCTGGCGAAGGGCGTGGTGGAGGGCGCCGACCGGCAGGGGGTCGACAAGGCCCGCGCCGCGCTGGAGGATTATTGGGCGGCGGTGCAGAAGCTGATCGCGCTGCGCGGCGACCGCAACGGCCAGATGACCGGCGTGCTGGAACCGCTGGTCGCCCAGACCCGCCAGAAGCTCGACCAGTTGAAGAACGCCGGCGGCGTCGATTCGACGGCATTGGCCAGCGACGCCGCCATCGCCACCCTGCTGATGCAGGACCATCTCACCCGCTATGTCGACCGCCGCGACCCGCAGGACGCCGAGGCGATGCGCGCCCAGCTCGCCATCGCCCGCGACCGGCTGACCGAGATGAACCGCTATCTCTGGGTTCCCGGCACCAAACAGACCATCGACGAGGTGAGCGCCCTGCTGGCGAAGGCGGGCGGCGTGCTGGCGGCCATCGAATCGTCGGTGGCCGAGGACGACACTCTGCGCGCCGAGGCGATGGCCGCCAACGCCGCCGGCATCGCCGCCAATCTGGGCGAGATCCGGCGCCGGGCCGAGGCCGGAACCCAGGCGTTGCGCGGCACGCTGACCGATGGACTGTCGGGCTATACCAGCGTCGCCCTGTGGGTCGGCGGGCTGCTGCTGCTCGCCGGTCTGGTCACCCTCTGGCTGCTCCAGCGCAGCGTCGCCGGACCGGTGCGGACGATGGCGAACGCGGTGACGGCGCTGGCCGCCGGCCGCACCGACCTCACCCTGCCGGCGCTGAGCGGCCGGAACGAGATCGCCAGCATGGCCCGCGCGGTCGACGCCCTGCGCGGCATCGCCGAGGATACCGAGCGCGAGCGCCGCGAGGCCGAGATCGAACACACCCGCCTGTTGCGGGAGAAGGCGAAGGCCGAGGCCGCCAGCCAGGCCAAGAGCGACTTCCTGGTCAATATGGGCCATGAACTGCACGGACCGCTGACCGAGATCGTCAATGCCAGCCAGACGCTGATGTCCGACCTGCATCGGCTGGGCGTGGCCGAGCTGGCGGCGGATGTCGAGCATATCCAATGGACCGGCGAGCAGTTGACCGGTCTGGTCGACGCCATTCTCGACTATGCCAAGGTCGAGGCCGGGGTGATGGATGTCTGCCTACAGGATTTCGACGTCAACCGGCTGCTGGCCGAAGCGCGCGAGCGGTCGATGCCGGCCGCCGACCTCTATGGCAACGCGCTGGATCTGTCGGCGCCGGCCGGGCTCGGCCAGATGCATTCGGATTTCAACAAGCTGCGGCAAACCCTGCTGAACCTGCTCGACAACGCCTGCAAATTCACCCAGGACGGCACCGTCACCCTGTCGGCCGAGAAGCTGGAGCGCGACGGCGCCCGCTGGTACCGCTTCACCGTCGCCGACACCGGCCGCGGCTTTCCCACCGCCCAGACCGGCCGGCTGTTCCAGCCCTTCGTCCAGGGCGCCGGCAACGGCGCCGTGGCCACCCGCGGCCAGGGCAAGCCGCGCGGCGCCGGGCTGGGCCTGACGCTGGTCGGCCATTACACCGCCATGCTCGGCGGCGATATCGAGGTGGCGAGCGAACCCGGCCAGGGCACCCGCATCACCATCGCCCTGCCCGCCGTCTATGAACCGCCGGCGGAAGAGCGTCCTCTCCAGGTCGAGGCGGTCGGCGGCGCCAAGCCGCTGCTGCGGGTCGCCGCCCTGAAGCCGGCCGGCCATCTCGCCACCAGCACCACGATGACGCGGATCGGGCCGTAA
- a CDS encoding F-type H+-transporting ATPase subunit B, with protein sequence MPNLLAKGRLARWSGVAGASLVTLTTMAGTALAAAAEHAPNAAHGGEHASGGLPQLNPANFPTQIFWLALTFGVLYHLMSKKALPRVAEVLEARQERISRDLAKAAQLKEEAEAILAQVEKSLAGARAEAQGVIAQVSAEIEANNQARQGQLNADIAERLRSAEASIATAKDQALANIRAESTGIVRDIAGRLAGVDVDPAQADAAVAAVLEERRG encoded by the coding sequence ATGCCGAACCTGTTGGCCAAAGGCCGGCTGGCCCGCTGGTCGGGAGTGGCGGGCGCTTCGCTCGTTACCCTCACCACGATGGCCGGCACCGCGCTCGCGGCCGCGGCGGAGCACGCTCCGAACGCGGCGCACGGCGGCGAGCACGCTTCCGGCGGCCTGCCGCAGCTCAATCCCGCCAATTTCCCGACCCAGATCTTCTGGCTGGCTCTGACCTTCGGCGTTCTCTACCACCTCATGTCCAAGAAGGCGCTTCCGCGCGTGGCCGAGGTTCTGGAGGCGCGGCAGGAGCGCATTTCGCGCGATCTCGCCAAGGCAGCCCAACTGAAGGAAGAGGCCGAGGCCATCCTGGCCCAGGTCGAGAAGTCCCTCGCCGGCGCCCGCGCCGAGGCCCAGGGCGTCATCGCCCAGGTCAGCGCCGAGATCGAGGCGAACAACCAGGCCCGCCAGGGCCAGCTGAACGCCGACATCGCCGAGCGCCTGCGCAGCGCCGAGGCCTCCATCGCCACGGCGAAGGACCAGGCCCTGGCCAACATCCGCGCCGAGTCGACCGGCATCGTCCGCGACATCGCCGGCCGCCTGGCCGGTGTCGATGTCGATCCGGCCCAGGCGGACGCCGCCGTCGCGGCCGTGCTTGAGGAGCGCCGGGGATGA
- a CDS encoding F0F1 ATP synthase subunit A has translation MDPLHQFQINPLFQIVLGGYDVSFTNSAFFMVVAVAAIYALLVMGMANKSMVPGRLQSLAEMFYEFVANLVRDNAGHDAKPYFPFVFSIFMFVLIGNMIGMIPYTFTFTSHIIVTFALAATVFVFVTILALLKHGLHFFSFFMPHGAPVALAPILIPIEVISYVMRPVSLSIRLFANMMAGHTMLKVFAGFTVMMISGLGALGFVTGLVPLAINVALTGFEFLVAFLQAYVFSILTCLYIRDALELH, from the coding sequence TTGGATCCGCTGCACCAGTTCCAAATCAACCCGTTGTTCCAGATCGTGCTCGGCGGCTACGACGTGTCGTTCACGAACTCGGCCTTCTTCATGGTCGTGGCCGTGGCGGCGATCTACGCCCTGCTGGTGATGGGCATGGCGAACAAGTCGATGGTTCCCGGCCGCCTGCAGTCGCTGGCCGAGATGTTCTACGAGTTCGTCGCGAATCTGGTGCGCGACAACGCCGGCCATGACGCCAAGCCCTACTTCCCGTTCGTGTTCTCGATCTTCATGTTCGTGCTGATCGGCAACATGATCGGCATGATCCCCTACACCTTCACCTTCACCAGCCACATCATCGTGACCTTCGCGCTGGCGGCGACGGTGTTCGTGTTCGTGACCATCCTGGCCCTGCTGAAGCACGGCCTGCACTTCTTCTCCTTCTTCATGCCGCACGGCGCTCCGGTGGCGCTCGCCCCGATCCTCATCCCGATCGAGGTGATCTCCTACGTGATGCGCCCCGTCAGCCTCTCGATCCGACTGTTCGCCAACATGATGGCCGGTCACACGATGCTGAAGGTCTTCGCCGGCTTCACGGTCATGATGATCAGCGGTCTCGGCGCGCTGGGCTTCGTCACCGGCCTCGTCCCGCTGGCGATCAACGTCGCCCTGACCGGCTTCGAGTTCCTGGTGGCTTTCCTGCAAGCCTACGTCTTCTCGATCCTGACCTGCCTGTACATCCGCGACGCGCTGGAGCTGCACTGA
- a CDS encoding ATP synthase subunit C family protein yields the protein MDPQAAKFIGAGLAVIALAGVGLGIGNIFSTLIGSIARNPAVQPKVFPIGILGFALTEAVALFALLIAFLILFA from the coding sequence ATGGATCCTCAAGCCGCCAAGTTCATCGGTGCCGGTCTGGCTGTCATCGCCCTCGCCGGTGTCGGCCTGGGTATCGGCAACATCTTCTCGACCCTGATCGGCTCGATCGCCCGCAACCCGGCCGTCCAGCCGAAGGTCTTCCCGATCGGCATTCTGGGCTTCGCGCTGACGGAAGCCGTCGCGCTGTTCGCCCTGCTGATCGCCTTCCTGATCCTGTTCGCCTAA
- a CDS encoding SCO family protein, translating to MKTRFLRIAAASVLAIAVSAGIAWWQVRSATGTVESGTKSAVPIGGPFTLSNQLGKLVTDVDFRGKYMLIYFGYTYCPDVCPTELGVMAQALDQLGPKAEQIQPVFITIDPDRDTVAHMKDYVALFHPRLVGLTGTAEQVRDAARAYRVYYAKAPQKDAKPDEYLMDHSSFIYLMGPDGKFVGVYPGGTAADKIAQDLSARIAG from the coding sequence ATGAAGACTCGATTCCTGCGCATCGCCGCCGCCTCCGTCCTCGCCATCGCCGTGTCCGCCGGAATCGCCTGGTGGCAAGTGCGCAGCGCCACCGGCACGGTGGAAAGCGGCACGAAGTCGGCCGTACCGATCGGCGGTCCCTTCACCCTGAGCAACCAACTGGGCAAGTTGGTCACGGACGTCGATTTCCGCGGCAAGTATATGCTGATCTATTTCGGCTATACCTACTGTCCCGACGTCTGCCCGACCGAGCTGGGGGTGATGGCCCAGGCGCTCGACCAGCTGGGGCCGAAAGCGGAGCAAATCCAGCCGGTTTTCATCACCATCGACCCGGACCGCGACACAGTGGCGCACATGAAGGACTATGTCGCCCTGTTCCATCCCCGGCTGGTCGGCCTTACCGGCACCGCGGAGCAGGTGCGCGACGCCGCCCGCGCCTATCGGGTCTATTATGCCAAGGCACCGCAAAAGGACGCGAAGCCGGACGAATACCTGATGGACCATTCCAGCTTTATTTACCTGATGGGTCCGGACGGGAAATTCGTCGGGGTGTATCCGGGCGGCACCGCCGCCGACAAGATCGCCCAGGACCTGTCCGCCCGGATCGCCGGCTGA
- a CDS encoding class II aldolase/adducin family protein: MTTHLADRQAVIDGCLAMNRLGVNQGMSGNLSRRIDGGFLVTPTSMPYDALTPADIVEMGFDGTYLGERRPSSEWRIHRDILRARPDICVVLHAHPTFATALAVHGRGIPSFHYMVALAGGDSIRCAPYATFGTQELSDHALAALEGRLACLLANHGMIVLGTSVQSALALAVEVETLARQYLHAQQFGEPVILPPDEIARVAEKMRRMKYGQPIDDADAPEDTARPRL, encoded by the coding sequence ATGACCACCCACCTCGCCGACCGTCAGGCCGTCATCGACGGCTGCCTCGCCATGAACCGGCTGGGCGTCAATCAGGGCATGTCTGGCAACCTGTCGCGGCGGATCGATGGCGGTTTCCTGGTCACCCCGACCAGCATGCCCTATGACGCGTTGACCCCCGCCGACATCGTCGAGATGGGGTTCGACGGCACCTATCTCGGCGAGCGCCGCCCCTCGTCGGAATGGCGCATCCACCGCGACATCCTGCGGGCGCGGCCGGACATCTGCGTCGTCCTGCATGCCCACCCGACCTTCGCCACCGCGCTGGCGGTGCATGGGCGCGGTATCCCGTCCTTCCATTACATGGTGGCGCTGGCCGGTGGCGACTCGATCCGTTGCGCTCCCTACGCCACCTTCGGCACCCAGGAACTGTCCGACCATGCCCTGGCGGCGCTGGAGGGGCGGTTGGCCTGCCTGCTGGCCAATCACGGCATGATCGTGCTGGGCACCAGCGTCCAGTCCGCCCTGGCGCTGGCGGTCGAGGTCGAGACGCTGGCCCGCCAATATCTCCATGCCCAGCAGTTCGGCGAGCCGGTGATCCTGCCGCCCGACGAGATCGCCCGGGTGGCGGAGAAGATGCGGCGGATGAAATACGGCCAGCCGATCGACGATGCGGACGCGCCGGAAGACACCGCCCGGCCGCGTCTGTGA